The DNA window TGCATCAATATCCGTCTGTGATAACGATGAAGATCTTTAAGGTTCTTATCGAAGGTAGAAACTGTTGGGCCAACCTTGATGGAACATGCAGAAGACTGGGATTCGTGGCGATTAGAGCAGCCAAAGGTATTGATAGAGATCGGGCCACGGCTGTTGCCGTACAAGAGCTTAAAGAAGAGTTGCGTTCCATCCTCCTCAATAAACCGGAGGATATTCCAGAGTTCACTACTGGTGAAATTTCGGAAATAGATAAAGAAACTGCTCGTGAGATTCCTAGCACGGGGTGCACCTGGTATCCAGATGATTGCCCTTCCCCAAACTGAGAATTTCAAGGCCACCTTAACCTGCGACGAACTCGCAATGAGGTTACGCTATGATCCCGCGTCGCAGGTGACGAACATTCTCCACCAGCTCACCGCCAGCAGCACGCCGATCAACAAAGCCGACTATCTCTACAACGGCGTGGGGAATCGAACGAGCCTGACGGATCGCCGTGGCAGCCAGACCTTTGGCTACGACTCTCTGGACCGGCTCACGAGTGCGAGCCATCCGTTGCCGGGGACGCCGCAGAGCTTCGCCTACGATGCGGTGGGCAATCGCACGACGGCAGGGAATACGACGAATGCCGGGAATCAGCTCACCGCCGATGCGACGCGTAGCTACCAATACGACGACAACGGCAACCTGACGCGCAAGACGCTCCTCGCCACCGGCAACTACACGCAGTACACGTATGATGCCGAGAATCGGCTGACGAAGGTGGAAGACTTTGTGGCGGGCAATTCCACGCCCGCGTTCACGAGCACGTACCGGTATGATGGGCTTGGCCGTCGGATTGAGAAAGTCGCCAACGGCCAGACGAAGCGCTACATCTATGATGGCGAAGATATCCTGCTGGAGTACGATGGCAGCAATGTGCTTCAGGCGAGATATACCCATGGACCTGGGATTGGTGAGCCGATTGCGGTGACGAAGGGAGCCGACACGTTCTTCTATCATCAAGACGGCCTCGGTTCAGTCACGGACTTGACGGATTCAGCAGGCGTCACCACAAAAAGTTATGCCTATGATTCGTACGGAAATGTTTTAGAGAGTCCCGGCACGCCGGACCAGCTCTACAGCTATACGGGACGAGAATTCGATACGGAGAGCGGGTTGTACTACTTGCGTGCGCGTTATTATGACCCGACTACCGGAAGGTTTTTGCAAGAAGATCCAATTGGGTTTGCTGGTGGGGACATCAATGTGTACCGGTATGTGTATAACAATCCAAGCACCTATTTCGATCCTAATGGCTTGGGTCCCACGGGCGCTGCAGGGGGGGCGGCCATAGGGACCGCAGTCGGCGCCGTTGCTGGGGGGGCGTTTCTCGGAGGTGTTGGCGCTGCTGGCGGAACCTTAGCGCTCCCCGGTGGTGGAACAATTGGAGGTGCTGCAGCTGGTTTAAATGCTGGTGCTGCGCTTGGAGCTATAGCGGGTGCAGCGATCGGTGCTGCTATTGGTAGCACTGTCGAGGATTTGCTCCTTCAAATGTCTTCAGTTGGAAATGTGGGGGATACAGAAATTGAAGCAGATTGGGCAAAGGCTCAGAGCGACGCGCGCCTAAGAAACTGTCCAATCTCAGATCGTTGTAGTTGGTTAGAGGATCAGGCTAAGGCTGGAAAGTATTCACCAGAAAGAATTAAGCGTCAGGCGAAGAAGTGGGGGTGCAGAGGATCGCGTTTCTCTAAGGGAGGCAGGCCGAGGTAACCCGATGATAGATGACAAGGACGCCTCGGACTCAACGCTTAGATTAATCCTGTGGAAGGCGCTGATAAAATACAGCACCAAAAAGCTGTGCGCGCTGCTCTGCGATGAGGACGCTATTGTTAGAACCTCAGCAGCGAAGCAACTGCACCTTCGTGGAACTCAAGCAGTTTATGAGAAGGGAGCAGAATTATGTCAATGCCAGGAGGGTTATCTTCGAGAGATAGGCGTCTTTTTATTGGGGCAACTGGGCACTCCGAGGCGGCCGTTTCGCAAAAATTCGATTCCAATTGCGATTTACTTGTTAGCAAATGATGCTTCCCATGAAGTTAGAGCCGCCGCCGCTGCCGCCTTGGGACATCTTGGAGCATCAGAAGCAAGTAACGAATTGATAAAAGGTGCCGGAGACTCTAGCTCGGAGGTGAGAACCTGCGTTGCGTTCGCTCTGGGTGCCATGACACCTTCTCAAGAGGTCAAAGCAGCGTTGCATAAATTGACTAACGACAAGGATCAAGAAGTCAGAGACTGGGCGAAATTGAGCATGGAAATACTGCATGATAAGCCGACGAAGAAGCGACGGCGCCCCAAACCGCAGAGTTCGTCACGGGAATGAGAAGAACCGTCATGGAAGAGCGAATGGGTTCATTGCTTAACCGTGTACCACGCTCGACGGTGGGCTGGCGTGAAAGCAGGGCGCACCGTCTTCACGTTTGTAAACATCTCCGTTGCTGCTAGAATCCCATCCCATGCCTGCTAGTCTCTCTTCTTCGCCACGACGACGTGCAGATCAGGACCTGACCTTAACCTATGGCGGACTTGCCGAGGGCTTCAGGTATGATCCGGCTTCACAGGTCACCACCATCCTCCATCAGCTCACCGCGACGAATAGCCAAATCAACGAGGCGGATTATCTGTACAACGGGGTGGGGAATCGCACTCAACTGACGGACAGGAGAGGCGCCCAAACGTTTGGCTACGACACGCTGGATCGATTGACCTCCGCCAGCCATCCGCTGTTAGGAACGCCGCAAGCGTTCGCCTACGATGCGGTGGGCAATCGCACCACCGGCGGCAGCGTCGTCAACGCGGGCAACCAACTCACCGCCGAGGCGACGCATGCGTATCAGTACGACGACAACGGGAATCACACGCGGAAGACGTTGCTCGCCACCCGGAGGAAAAATGGGGTCAGGCATGAGTATGGACTTACGGCAACGGCAATCTGCTCACGGTGAAGGACGCCAAGAATCAGACCACCACCTTTGCCTACGACAGCCGGAACCGGCTCCTCAGCACCACCGATCCCCTTGGCAAGATCGAGCGGTACACCTATGACGGCAATGATAACTTGCTCACGCGAATCACGCCCAAGAACGAGACCATCAGCTTCGCCTACGATGCCGTGAACCAATTGCTCAGTAAGACCCTGCCGGGCAGCCAGGTGACGAGCTACCTCTATGATCTCGCCGGCAACTTGACCACCGTGATGGATCCGGATAGCGTGCTGACCATGACCTACGACCAGGCCAAGCGGTTGCTCAACGTCACCACCGCCGGTTCGCCCCATCAACCGACGGTCTCCCTCGGCTATGCCTATGATGCGAACGGCAATCGGCTGACCCTGGCCGACGGGATCAAGACAACCAGCTATCACTATGACGGGCTGAATCGCTTGACCGGATTGGGCGATGGCGTAACCCTGCCGCCGCCGACGGCGAGCTTGGTAGCCTGGTGGACAGGCGACGGCACGGCGGCCGATGCCCAAGGGACCAACTCCGGGATCTTGCGCAACGGGGTGGCGTTCGCGGCAGGCTTGGCGGGCCAAGCCTTTCAGTTCGACGGGGTGGACGACGAGATCGGCTTCACCAGCACGGTGGGTCGATTCGGGTTTCAGGCCACGGTGGATCTGTGGATCAAGACCACTTCGACGCGTCGTGAGACCATCATGAGCGACCGGCTCACCTGCACGGTCACGTCTCCGGCCAACGCGGCCTCCTGGGAGCTGCAGCTGCAACCGAACGGCACGGCCAGCGTTGCCGTGGCCGGACCCGACGCGGGGGCGGGGACGACGTTCGTGAGCGGCGGCGTGGCGACGACGCAGCGGGTCAACGATGGACAGTGGCATCGGCTCGGGGTGGTCCGCAATGGCACCGAACTCCGGCTCTATCGCGACGGCCAGCTGGAAGGCTTTTGGAACTTTCTCAACGGGCCGCCGCTCTTGACGAGCCTGCCGGCGGGCGGCCTGCGCATCGGCAGCGGGGGCTGTGGGACCAGTCCGTTCACTGGTCAGCTCGATGAGATCACGATGGCGGATCGGGCCTGGACGGTGGCCGAGCTCCAAGCGCCCCGGACGCAAGAGCAGCCGGTGGCAAGTTATGTCTATGATGCGCTCTCGCGCCGGATCGCCACGACCCTGTCGAATGGGACGCAGACGACCTACAGCTATGATCCCGCTTCGCAGGTCACGAATATCCTCCACCAACTCACAGCCACGAGTGCGCAGATTAACAAGGCGGACTACCTCTACAATGGGGTGGGGAATCGCACGAGTCTGACGGACCGGAGGGGAAGTCAGACGTTCGGCTACGACAACCTGGATCGGCTGACGAGTGCCTCGCATCCGTTACTGGGCACGCCGCAGAACTTCGCCTATGATCCGGTCGGCAATAGAACAACCGGTGGGACGGTGGTGAACGCCGGCAATCAGCTCACGGCAGATACGAACCATACCTATCAATATGACGACAACGGGAATCTCACGAGAAAGACCTTGCTCGCCACAGGGAACTATACTCAGTACACGTATGATGTGGAAAATCGGCTGACGCAGGTTCAAGAATTCGCCGCCGGCAATCCCACGGCTGTCACGACGTCAACGTACCGGTACGATGGCTTGGGCCGTCGGATTGAGAAGGTCGCCAACGGCCAGACGAAGCGGTACGTGTATGACGGCGAGGACATCTTGCTGGAGTACGACGGCGCGAACACCCTCCAAGCCAAATACACCCACGGGCCTGGGATTGATGCGCCGATCGCGGTGACGAAGGGAGCCGACACGTTCTTCTATCACCAAGATGGGCTGGGTTCCGTGACAGATCTCTCCGATGCTGCTGGTGCAACTGCGAAGTCGTATTCATATGACTCCTACGGGAACATTCTCGAATCGCCGGGCACGCTGGAGCAGCCCTATACGTTCACAGGAAGGGAGTTCGATGCAGAAAGCGGGCTCTCTTACTACAGAGCGAGATATTATGACCCGGCCAGTGGACGCTTCTTACAACAAGATCCTGGGTCGGCTGGAATAAACTCTGCTCGACTTCCGCGCCATCCGCTTGATCTGGTTTCGCAATATGTCTACGCGGCCGACAATCCGATTCAGCTGATTGATTCGTTCGGTAATGAACCACAAGAACCAGGTGGGGTGGGTGTCGAAGCGTGCAAATACTACGATGATGTAGCAAGAGTGAATAGGTGCAAGTATCATCCTTATGCGCGTGAGTATTGTGAGAATCCTAAGCAAAACCCGTGCATACGGTCTTTGGCCTCAGCAGGAACAATCAGCGTTATTCGTCAAGAGCTCATCATTGAAGATCAAAAAGCGCGCATCGATCGCTCAACGGAGGCATGTGACAGGCCGGGCTGTGCAACAGCTGAGGCCGTTACTGCGTATCACAAGAAAGTGTTTGCCGCGCATGGTATCCCTGAGTGGTGCTTCCCGTCTTGGTGGTTGTCAGCAAGAGGGACGGGAGATCGGTGAGAAAGCCGACAACGACTCATCTCGTGGCATGGGTGTGGCTACTCCTTGCTGTCGCCTTCGCAGCACAGGCAGGGCGTTATACATACCTGACATTTTATCAGGGAGGTCCCGATGAACTCTTGCGCAGCAAGATTATAGGTTTGGCAGACGGAATTCCTCTTGCGCTGCTCTGCCTCAGCAATTTCTTTTTGCAGAGAAAGACGGCACTTGAAAGTCTAGTTATACAGATTCTCATGACTGTAACGGTTGGTCTCGGACTGTGCTTTTTGGGGGTAGGCCTCTTTGACATTTTTGATTCGTGGCCAGATCCTGAAAAATCATTCCAGCCTGGCTCTCTTCTACTGATAACACTCGGTTTTGTCGGCTACCCGCTCGGGGTTGTGCTAGTTGCCCATCGCTACTGGAGACGTAGCGCCACAATGACGCTTCCTGGAGTGACGCTTCTGCCATTTTCGATCTGCATCGGTCTCCATATCTTGGAATTTCTTGTGTGGTGGTTTTGGCCATTCGGGTCGGCTTCTCTATATGGATCAGCCTCACTCGCTCTCTTTTTTGCTGCGACAAATTTCTCGCTCCTAACAAGTCCTACTGACCTACGACCATGAGATCCAAAGTGGGCTTATCATACGATCCCGCTTCGCAGGTCACCAGCATCCTGCATCAATTGACCGCGAATTCGACTCAAATCAACAAGGCCGACTATCTCTACAACGGGGTGGGGAATCGCACGAGTCTGACGGACCGGAGGGGAAGTCAGACGTTCGGCTACGACAACCTCGATCGCTTGACGAGCGCCTCCCATCCCATGTTAGCGACGCCGCAGAGCTTTGCATACGATCCGGTGGGCAATCGCACGACGAACAACAGCACCGTCAACGCCGGGAACCAGCTCACGGCGGACGCCACGCATAACTATGCGTATGATGACAATGGCAACCTCACGCGGAAGACCCTGCTGGCCACCGGCAATTACACACAATACACGTACGACGCCGAAAACAAATTGACCAAGGTCGAGGAGTTTGCGGCGGGGAATCCCACGGCGATCACGACGAGCAGCTATCGCTATGACGGCTTGGGTCGTCGAATTGAAAAGGTCGCCAATGGCCAGACCAAACGGTATGTCTACGACGGGGAGGATATTCTCTTCGAATATGACGGCAGCAATCTGCTCGAAGCGCGATATACGCACGGGCCTGGGATTGACGAACCGATTGCCGTCACCAAAGGCAGCTCCACGTACTTCTATCATCAAGATGGTCTCGGGAGCGTCACCGATCTGACCGACAGTGCTGGCGCGACGGCTAAAAGCTATGCCTACGATGCGTACGGAAATGTCCTCGAATCGCCGGGCACGATTGACCAGCCGTATACGTATACGGGGCGAGAGCTCGATCAAGAGACGGGGCTGTATTACTATCGGGCGAGATACTACGATTCGACGACGGGGAGGTTTTTGCAGAAGGATCCAGTGGGATTGAAAGCTGGCCCCAATGGGTATTGGTATGCCAATGCGAATCCAGTGTTCTTTGTAGACCCATTTGGGCTGATGAGCAGGGCTCAATGTGATGAGCTTCGGGCTCGAATTTTTCGGAAGGTTGGAGATCTCATCGATGACTTAATCAGGTATGACCCAGTCGCGGATGGGATTGGCGGTCATCCAACCCGCGGCGGTAAGAAAACGTCACCAGGTGGTCATCACAACGAGATCCAGCAGAGACAAAGAGGGATCGGTAAAGACCTTGCGAAGTACGCAAAGGAATGCACCAAACGTTGCAATGATGGGCCTCCGCCTCCGCCTCTTCCGGAGTGGGTTGAAGAGGTTGCCACCAGACCCATTCCCGATGTGGTGTATCCGGTCCCACAGGGCCCGATGCTCATGGGGCCGGTTGATTCCGTACCATTTCCTGAGCTGCCTGAGTTCATGGTGCGACCAACGTTCCCGCGGCCTCTAATAATACCTTGATGCGCGAGGGAGCTGAAGGATGAGCGTTGATAACGAGAAGGAGTCTGTAAGAAGCTTGCTACGACGTGCTTTTTTGTCTTGGCGTGGTGATTCGAACTCTCCGGCACTTGATCATGACGGATGCCTTGAAATGAGGGCAAAGCTTTTTACAGTTAGGCCCGAAGATATTGAGTACTTTCTTCCGCAAGTCTTAGAAGATCTGTTGGACACTCATACAAACAATGCGGGCGATTCGCAAGATGCTGAGACTGTCGTAGATTTTCTTGATGTTCCTACTCTAGAACTTGATGCAGAATTTATTCGAGAGAAATGGGGCAGAGAGACCCTCGCCAAATTTCGAAGTGATGCGAAGAATCTTCGCTCTGCAAAGCAGGCTGCGCTTGCCGGTGTGACTCGTGATCAAGCTCAGGCCATCTGCCAATGGCTCAAGTATGCTCGAACTTGGGGCGATCTGGAGTGGAACATGGACTCGGTCGAGTCCGCTCTGTCCTATTGGTCAAAACGCGTTGCGTCACATTTGTCCGTGTGAATCCACGGCTCAGCACCACCTTTGCCTACGATGGCCGCAACCGGCTGCTGAGCACCACCGATCCCCTCGGCAAGATCGAAACCTATACCTATGACGGCAACGACAATCTGCTCACGAGAATCACGCCCAAGAACGAGACCATCAGCTTCGCCTACGATGCCGTGAACCAATTGCTCAGTAAGACCCTGCCGGGCAGCCAGGTCACGAGCTACCTCTATGACCAAGTCGGCAACTTGACCACTGTGACGGATCCGGATAGCGTGCTGGCCATGACGTATGACCAGGCCAATCGTCTGACCACGGTCAAGACCGACGGCTCCCCGAATCAACCCGCCGTCACCCTGGCCTACAGCTATGACCCCACCGGAAACCGGCTGAGTTTGACCGATCCGGTCCAGGTGGCGCAGTACCACTACGATGCCTTGAATCGTCTGCAGTCCTTGACACAACCCAGCACGCCCGCGACCCAGTTGCCGAATCTGCTGGCCGCTTGGCCTGGTGACGGCAGCGCGGCCGATCCGGTTGGTGGGCAGAGCGGGACGCTGCAACTCGGCACGACCTTCAGGCCGGGGGTGCGACAACAGGCCTTTGCCTTCGATGGCGTGGATGACTATGTGAACATTCCGGATTCGCCCGTCCTCGATAACCTCAGCACCACTGCCACGCTGGAGGCCTGGATCAAGCCGGAGGTCCCCGTGGGAGCCGAAGCCTGGCTCTTCGCAAGACGAGATCCGTTTGTCAGCGAAGGGTTCTCGGTGGCGCTTTTGCAGGATGGCAAAATCCAACTGACCGTGCGGACGACCACCAGTCCCACCGGCTCGGTGTCCCGTCCGCCTGTCCGCCGTCTGGTTTTGTACCACGTGGTGCGGATTTTCCTTGTCAACGAGTCTCGTGCCCGTGCGTGAACGAGATTATTCTCTCGTTTGCTGACAGATTGTTCGTGGCTTCGACATGCTTGGCGGCTCGAGGCGCCTCTGCCGACAGACAGCAGGCACACTCCACCGGACACTCTCAGTTCACTCCATTGTGTTCTGCTCTGTTCTCGTCGCCTAGCTCGAACGTGCTTTCAACACATCGATTCCCGCCCAGACTTCAGCTGGCGTTCGGCCCTGCAGATGGTCGTGCGGGCGGTCGTGGTTGTACCACAGCCGTATGCTGGTGAGTTTCGCCTCGAAGTCCTTGTCGCTTGTCAGCGGTTCTTCCTTCAGCCCTCGCTTGACCGTCCCAATAAACCGTTCGACCGCGGCCGTTCTGCCACGGGCAGCCGGGTTCCGTTCGCTGATGACGGATACCCAGCAGGCGTAGTCCCCCTGTGAACCACCCTGATGTGAACACCGCCTCGTTGTCCGTGCGGAGGTATTGAGGCCTCCCGTACTGCTTCACAGCCTGACTCAGTTCCTGCAGCAGCCTCCACGATGACTTCTCCGAGAGCCGCTGCAATCGTAGGCAGGCGCGGGTGGCATGGTCCACGATGGCCAATCCAAGATGCATGGTACCCTGCTGATCTGCCCTCGTCAGCAAATCGCAGGCCCAGACACGATTGCGCGGCATCGGTTGCGGGACACGATGTTTGAGCTTCCGGCGTGCTTCGAGGACGAGGTACTGGTGCTTCCGCAGCGTCATCGCCACATAGCTTTTACCTACCGTTACCTGTCTTCTGCTTGCCCAGCGGCGATTGAAGTGATGGGCTACGGTGCGGCAGCCGGCGTGGGGCATGAGGGCTTTGAATCGGATCACTTCATTGCGCACCCATGTCGGCTTCGGTGGCGAAAAAACCTGGCCTTTCGCCTTGGGTTGGACTCGGGCTCGCTGGTGGGATCGTGCGGGAGACCATACCCACCATAGTAGCCAGCGGAATCTGTGAAGGCAGCGGTACAGCATTCGAATCAGCCAGTGTCGCATGGGGGGCCTCCTCAAGCGTGAACGTGCGCCCGTGTTATCGAGGACTGAGGAGGGGCGGGGCACATCGTGTTTGGCGATGGTGAAACTTCCGTGTTCGTGTGCGATCCGGTGCTGTGGTTTCTTGGAGCGTCGTGCGATGCCCCGGCTACACAGTGGCCGAAAGATCATCGTCTCTGCTGGTATCCTGTCTTATCTGCTTTATGGTGCTATCTGTAGGGCCAACTGGCCCTGGTGGTAGTTTTTTGGCCCTAGCACAATTTTTGGGGGAAAATGGCCATATTTTTGTTATCGGGCGCAGAGGCATTCGACTCAGTGTCATGGCCGTTCGCCCTAGTGCGGTCTCGTAGTCCGTTCTCATAGACCTGCGATTCTCTGCATCCAGAGCGGTGTTTGCCGACATTGACGATCCGCGTGCAGGGCTGTCAACGTTTTTGCATATCCCTCGTTTCATTTCCATCTCTCCTCACACGCATCCTGTCCTGATACACAAGTTTTGTCCCTTACTGTCCCCTCCTGTCCCCTAGTGTCCCCGAACAGGCTCTTTCACCACTCACGCGCCGTTGCGTATGGTTCGGCCATACCTCGTGCGTCGTAACGAAAAGGAGATGTGATGGAGCACACCTGGTTGACCGTCGATGAGTTGGCCGCGGTCCTCAAAGTGAATCCCAAGTCGATTCGCCGAGCTTACCGCAAGGGTGAGATTCCCGTGGATCGATTCTGTCGTTTTGTGCGGTTCAACCTGGAGCGTGTGAAAGAAGCCCTCCAGGCGAAGGGGCATCATTCGTCCTTGCTTCTGCCTCAGAAGAAGGAGGGACAGCGCAGCGCGACCGGCGGCGCCAGCCGGCGGCGCGCGCAGCGGACCAGCCCCCGACTTGGTAAGACGGGGGCGTCTATCGCACAGAAGCCAAGGGGGAAGAAATGACGGGTTCCGGAGGGTTCACCCAAACCATCGATTGGCTCGCCTTTACGTTGCCAAAAGCTGAAGTTGCGGACGTGATTACGCTGATTGGTGGGGATTGGTTCCAGAGTGAGACGGGCTTTCGCGGCTATCCCGTGGCGCAGCTTATGACGGAAGGCAAAACGGGCGTCGGGAAACTGGGGACTGGTGCTCCTCGCAACCCAAAGGAAGTGCATGTGGATCTGTCAGCGGGGATTGTCTCCCAGTGGGACGAGACCAAACTGAAAGCGGTTCTCGCGTGGATCTTTGCCCAGAAAGGTCATGTCACTCGCATCGATGTGGCGCTGGACGACCGGGAGGCGTCTGTCGCAGTGGAGACCGTCCGGCTGGCCGTGGAGGCCGGACAAGTGGTCAGCCGGTCCAAGCAGTTCAAAGTCATTCAAGCCTCGAATCATCGTGAGGGCGTTCGGACCGGAGAGACGCTCTACTTTGGGAGTCGAGAAAGCCAGACCATGCTGCGGGTCTATGACAAGCGGCTCGAACTTCAGGCCAGAGGCCGAGAAGACGCGGGATTGTACGGCGTCCGCTGGGAAATGGAATTCAAACAGGATCGGGCGCAAGCCTGCGCCAAAGCGCTGCTTACCCTCGATGCCGAAGATTGGCGGGCCTTTTTGGTCGGAGTGCTGCGTTCCTATGTCGATTTCCGAGAGACGACGCGAGAGGCCGAATCGTACGAGAAGTATCGCGCGCCGCTCTTGGCTTGGTGGGAAGGCTTAACCGAAGGCTTCAGGCGCTGTCGGCTCGTGGTCGAACGCATTCAACAGCGGCTGGATGATGTCGTCGCGTGGTTCGCCAACGCTCTCAGCCCCATGCTCGCCGTGGTCGTGGCCTGTCGCGGTGATCAGTTTCTGACGGAGATGATTTATGCGGGCACGAAACGATGGAACCAGAAGCACTATGCCCTGTTGAAGCAACGCAAGAAGGTGGTGACGCCCTATGTGCTTCATCTCAAACCTCGGACATAACGTGGTGTACGTCCGTGCCTGTCCAGATCCGGATTGTAAGGCCGCCGGAGCCTGGGGTGAGTTTCGGAAGGGAAAGTTGTTTGTGATTTGCACAACCTGTCGTTTCCAATTTCAGTTGCTGCCGAAAGTCCGGCTTGCGGGCCGGGGCGTGTGGGTCAGGCGCAGAGCTGATCCGAGTGTCTTTTCTCAACAAGGAGGGTTGACCAATGCAAGTCAAAGCGGAGGGAGCCGTGCAGGGGTATGTGGAGCGGAGGAGCCGGGAGGGCAAGGTGTTTCGGTCGGTGGATCTCTATGTGAAGGGCAAAGATCCGGGGGTGCTGCGATTGGGGATTCCGGAGGATCAGATGCCGTTGATTGACGCCTGCAAGCAGGCCGAAGGGAAACAGGCTCGCGCGTCGATCGAAGTGCGGAAGTTCGAGCAGACCGGACGCACGTTTTTCGATCTCACTGGCTTGGACGTGCAGAAGTAACGGCAGAGGGAGGAAGGCCGGTGGATCTGACGATTATTCTCGTGGCGGTCCTGTTACTGGCCTTCCTCACCGGCTTGGGAGTCGGACGATTGTGAAACTGCTGTCTTTAACCAGTTATCTGACGTTCATCTGGAGACTCTTGTTCTCCATCTGCCTGACGCCAGGCGAATCCTTAGGGCAAACAGCGACGCAGTATTCGCGAGTGGTCGCCCAGGCCGAACGCATTGCCTATCTGGCGGCGCAACGATCGGCGCTGGCCTCCCAAGTCGCCGCAGCGGCCTTGGCCCCCTCGGCCACCTCCTTGGCCGTTCGCATGGTGGCGGGCCCTGTTGGTTGGGCGGCCCTCGGAGTCAGTGCAGGCCTGGTGTTGGCGCAAATGTACTATTCGCAGCCGGATCTGGTCGCCATCAAACAGACGGCGTCTCCCCCGACAGGCAACTGGACCTATTCGTATAACGGGCAGACCTATACCATTCCGAATCACAACATCGCGGGCAGTCCGACACCCGCAGCGATCTGTCCTGGCGGGCTCATGTTCGGCTATTTGGGCAGTCCGACGCCAGGCATGACCTCCGCCGGGCCCACGAACTGGTGGTGTCCGCCCTCTCCTGCACAACAAACCACCGGCACGCCCACATCAACCGACATTCAGCAATATCTTTTGGGGCAATCGCCCACCGACCCGAATGCCATCGAACAACATACGATCCCGGTTGGCACCACTGGCACGACGCAGCCAGCGGACAATACCGTTTCGCAGCCCGTCAGTCCGACTGAAATGCCGACGACCGTCAAGCCCAAGCCGATCCCTGCCGGGGATATCGTGGTGGCCGATAACGTGCCGCCTCCGGCTAGCACGCCGCAGCAGAATACTCAGCAACAGACCACCACCACGACGACGACAACCACGCAGAACCCGGATGGCTCGACAACCGAGCAAGAAGAGACCCAAGCCACCACGTCCTGTACAGTCGGCGCGCATGAGAGCCGGACCTTTGGGACGGTCCTCCAGGAACATCAGACCCGCTGGGGCGCGAGTAGCCTGCTTGGCACGCTGAACCTGCTCAAGTCGCTGACCTGGCCCTCGACCTTACCGGTAATTGCGTTGCCTTCAGTCTTCTTTGGGAGCCAGC is part of the Nitrospira sp. ND1 genome and encodes:
- a CDS encoding LamG-like jellyroll fold domain-containing protein, giving the protein MNPRLSTTFAYDGRNRLLSTTDPLGKIETYTYDGNDNLLTRITPKNETISFAYDAVNQLLSKTLPGSQVTSYLYDQVGNLTTVTDPDSVLAMTYDQANRLTTVKTDGSPNQPAVTLAYSYDPTGNRLSLTDPVQVAQYHYDALNRLQSLTQPSTPATQLPNLLAAWPGDGSAADPVGGQSGTLQLGTTFRPGVRQQAFAFDGVDDYVNIPDSPVLDNLSTTATLEAWIKPEVPVGAEAWLFARRDPFVSEGFSVALLQDGKIQLTVRTTTSPTGSVSRPPVRRLVLYHVVRIFLVNESRARA
- a CDS encoding HEAT repeat domain-containing protein, producing the protein MIDDKDASDSTLRLILWKALIKYSTKKLCALLCDEDAIVRTSAAKQLHLRGTQAVYEKGAELCQCQEGYLREIGVFLLGQLGTPRRPFRKNSIPIAIYLLANDASHEVRAAAAAALGHLGASEASNELIKGAGDSSSEVRTCVAFALGAMTPSQEVKAALHKLTNDKDQEVRDWAKLSMEILHDKPTKKRRRPKPQSSSRE
- a CDS encoding RHS repeat domain-containing protein, whose product is MRSKVGLSYDPASQVTSILHQLTANSTQINKADYLYNGVGNRTSLTDRRGSQTFGYDNLDRLTSASHPMLATPQSFAYDPVGNRTTNNSTVNAGNQLTADATHNYAYDDNGNLTRKTLLATGNYTQYTYDAENKLTKVEEFAAGNPTAITTSSYRYDGLGRRIEKVANGQTKRYVYDGEDILFEYDGSNLLEARYTHGPGIDEPIAVTKGSSTYFYHQDGLGSVTDLTDSAGATAKSYAYDAYGNVLESPGTIDQPYTYTGRELDQETGLYYYRARYYDSTTGRFLQKDPVGLKAGPNGYWYANANPVFFVDPFGLMSRAQCDELRARIFRKVGDLIDDLIRYDPVADGIGGHPTRGGKKTSPGGHHNEIQQRQRGIGKDLAKYAKECTKRCNDGPPPPPLPEWVEEVATRPIPDVVYPVPQGPMLMGPVDSVPFPELPEFMVRPTFPRPLIIP
- a CDS encoding RHS repeat-associated core domain-containing protein, producing the protein MIALPQTENFKATLTCDELAMRLRYDPASQVTNILHQLTASSTPINKADYLYNGVGNRTSLTDRRGSQTFGYDSLDRLTSASHPLPGTPQSFAYDAVGNRTTAGNTTNAGNQLTADATRSYQYDDNGNLTRKTLLATGNYTQYTYDAENRLTKVEDFVAGNSTPAFTSTYRYDGLGRRIEKVANGQTKRYIYDGEDILLEYDGSNVLQARYTHGPGIGEPIAVTKGADTFFYHQDGLGSVTDLTDSAGVTTKSYAYDSYGNVLESPGTPDQLYSYTGREFDTESGLYYLRARYYDPTTGRFLQEDPIGFAGGDINVYRYVYNNPSTYFDPNGLGPTGAAGGAAIGTAVGAVAGGAFLGGVGAAGGTLALPGGGTIGGAAAGLNAGAALGAIAGAAIGAAIGSTVEDLLLQMSSVGNVGDTEIEADWAKAQSDARLRNCPISDRCSWLEDQAKAGKYSPERIKRQAKKWGCRGSRFSKGGRPR
- a CDS encoding RHS repeat-associated core domain-containing protein produces the protein MKDAKNQTTTFAYDSRNRLLSTTDPLGKIERYTYDGNDNLLTRITPKNETISFAYDAVNQLLSKTLPGSQVTSYLYDLAGNLTTVMDPDSVLTMTYDQAKRLLNVTTAGSPHQPTVSLGYAYDANGNRLTLADGIKTTSYHYDGLNRLTGLGDGVTLPPPTASLVAWWTGDGTAADAQGTNSGILRNGVAFAAGLAGQAFQFDGVDDEIGFTSTVGRFGFQATVDLWIKTTSTRRETIMSDRLTCTVTSPANAASWELQLQPNGTASVAVAGPDAGAGTTFVSGGVATTQRVNDGQWHRLGVVRNGTELRLYRDGQLEGFWNFLNGPPLLTSLPAGGLRIGSGGCGTSPFTGQLDEITMADRAWTVAELQAPRTQEQPVASYVYDALSRRIATTLSNGTQTTYSYDPASQVTNILHQLTATSAQINKADYLYNGVGNRTSLTDRRGSQTFGYDNLDRLTSASHPLLGTPQNFAYDPVGNRTTGGTVVNAGNQLTADTNHTYQYDDNGNLTRKTLLATGNYTQYTYDVENRLTQVQEFAAGNPTAVTTSTYRYDGLGRRIEKVANGQTKRYVYDGEDILLEYDGANTLQAKYTHGPGIDAPIAVTKGADTFFYHQDGLGSVTDLSDAAGATAKSYSYDSYGNILESPGTLEQPYTFTGREFDAESGLSYYRARYYDPASGRFLQQDPGSAGINSARLPRHPLDLVSQYVYAADNPIQLIDSFGNEPQEPGGVGVEACKYYDDVARVNRCKYHPYAREYCENPKQNPCIRSLASAGTISVIRQELIIEDQKARIDRSTEACDRPGCATAEAVTAYHKKVFAAHGIPEWCFPSWWLSARGTGDR